Genomic DNA from Gemmatimonadales bacterium:
TTGCTCCGCCGGGCGATCAGCTCGGCCACCGTCAGGCGTGGCACATCGAGCAGTTGGTTCTCCTGCATCCACTCGTCGTTGAACACCTTGGACAGGTAGCGCTCGCCGGTATCGCACAGAATGGTGACGATGCAGGCCTCCGGATCATCCACTTCGCGGGCCAGTTCGAGCGCGAGCTGAACGTTGAGGCCCGCGCTGCCGCCAACCAGCATCCCCTCCTCGCGCGCCAGGCGCCGCGCCATGCCGAGTGCGTCCCGATCGGACGCCTGCCGGAACTCGTCGATATAGTCCCACCAGATCGTGGTCGGGATCTTGTCGCCCCCAATTCCTTCGACCTTGTAGGGACGCCCCTCGACCTTGGCGCCGGTTTTGTGTCCCGTATAGATGGAGCCAATCGGATCGCCGGCGATGATGCGGATGGCGGGGTTCTTCTCTTTGAGGTACTTGCCGACGCCACTGACCGTCCCCCCGGTACCTGCGCCGGCGACGAAGTGGGTGACGCGCCCCGCCGTCTGCTCCCAGATCTCGGGGCCGGTGGTGCGGTAGTGGGACTCGGGATTGCTCTGGTTGTAGAACTGATTGGCCAGGATAGCGCCCGGCGTATCGCGGGTGATCTGCTTGGCCTTGTTGATGTAGTGATCCGGGTGATCGGGCGGCACAGCCGTTGGTGTAATGACGACTTCGGCGCCAAACGCCTTGAGCAGCCGGACCTTTTCCTGCGACATCTTGTCGGGCATGGTGAAGATGCAGTGATACCCTTTGAGCGCAGCCGCGATGGCAAGTCCGACACCGGTGTTGCCGGAGGTACCCTCCACCACGGTGCCTCCAGGTCTGAGCTCGCCGTTGACTTCGGCCGCCGTGATGATGTCGAGACCGATGCGATCCTTGACCGACCCGCCCGGGTTGGCGTATTCCGCCTTGCCGTAAATGGGGGTTCGGATGCCGTGACCAATCCGGCCCAGCCGGATCAGGGGCGTCCATCCGATGGTGTCGATGACCGATTCATAGGGGGTGCGATGTTGGGGCGAACTCATGGAACGGGGCCTCCGGTCGGGGGCGCTCGGAAATTGATCGGCTGGAGAAAGCGGGTGGCTGTCGGAGTCCCGTCGCGCAGCGCCGGGGCAAAGCGCAGCTTGCTGGCAGACTCGAGCGCGGCGGAGTCGAGCGCGGGATACCCGCTCGATTCGTAGATCGCGGTCGATTCAGGCACGATTCGGCCCGCCGTATCAGCAAACAGCCGCAGCATCACGGTGCCACCGATGCGCTGGGCGGCCGGGCCCTCGGGATAGACGATGGCCGGATTGGCATCGAGGGCCACCGGAGTCTCGTCGCGCCGGATGGCACTTGGCCGATCCGCAGGAAGCGTAAGTCCGGGTGCCGCCTCGCGCTGGCACCCGACCGCGACCGCGAGCAGCGCGATACCGAGCCAGCGCATGACTAGGAGGTCTCCGAGCCGAGCTGCCGCTTCAGATCGGCGAGCCGATTGAGCGCCTCGAGCGGCGTCAGCGAATCGAGATCGAGCGTTTCAATGGCGCGTCGAATCGGATCCGGGGGAGCCGGCGCTCCAGGCTTCGCAGGTCTTTGCTTCCGGTGTGCTCCCGGATCGCCGAACAGGCCAAGCTGACCCTCATCGATTCGGGCGGCTTCACCGGGGACCATCCGGTGTTCGCTTTCGAGCGTGAGGAGCACCTCGCCGGCCCGGGCTACCACAGTGCCGGGGAGCCCGGCAAGCTGGGCAACATGGATGCCGTACGAGCGATCGGTTCCACCCGCCACAAGCCGGTGCAGGAAGACCACGGTATCGCCCGTTTCCTTGACGGCAACGTTCATGTTACGGGCGTGGGCCAGTCGTTCCGGGAGCTGCATCAGCTCGTGGTAATGAGTCGCGAACATGGTTTTGCAGCCGACCCGGTCGTGCAGGTGCTCAGTGACAGCCCAGGCAATCGCCACCCCGTCATAGGTCGAGGTGCCCCGGCCGATTTCGTCGAGCAGGACGAGACTCCGGGCAGTGGCGCTGTGCAGGATGGCGCTGGTTTCGCTCATCTCGACCATGAAGGTCGACTGACCGCGCGCCAGGTTATCGCTGGCTCCGAGCCGGGTGAACAGTCGGTCGACCGTCCCGATGCTTGCTGCGGTGGCCGGGAGGAAGGAGCCAAGCTGGGCCATCACGACCACCAGACCGATCTGGCGCAGAATGGTCGACTTGCCTGCCATGTTGGGACCGGTCACGAGCTGGACTCGACTGGCGGCATCCAGGTGAACATCGTTCGGGATAAACGACTCCCGAGGCATCAGGCGCTCGATGACCGGGTGCCGACAAGCGGTCAGGGTCAGATCGAATCCTTCGTCGACCGTGGGGCGGACGTAGCGATACTGCACCGCCAGCTCGGCCAGCCCAGTCCAGACATCGAGGTGGGCGAGAACTGCGGCGCTTCGCTGGATCCGCGCGATGGCCGCGCCGACCTGACTCCGGAGAGCGCCGAACAGCTCCGCTTCGCGAGCCACCATCCGCTCCTCCGCACCGAGCACCTTGGCCTCGTACTGCTTGAGCTCCGGGGTAACGTAGCGCTCAGCGGTGGCCAGGGTCTGGCGCCGTTCGTAGTCGGGCGGAATCCGGGCCGAGTGGGTTCGGGTGACCTCGATGAAATAGCCGAAGACCTTGTTGTAGCCGATCTTGAGCGAGGCGATTCCGGTGCGCTCCCGCTCGCGCTGCTGGATCGAGGCGATGTACTGTTTGCCGCCGTCCCGGAGCTCGCGCGACTCATCCAACTCGGTGTCGAACCCGGCCCGGATCACCCCTCCATCGGCAGGATTGACGGGTGGACGGTCTTCCAGCGCGGCCTCGAGTTCGGTGGTGAGATCCTCGAGCAGGTCGAGCTCGGCGGACAGGCTGGCAAACGGGTGCGTTGCGGCGCTGCCGGGTGGAGTCAGCCCTGCCAGCGCGGCGGCAATACGCGGCAAGCGCTTGAAGGAATCTCGCAAGGCGCCGAGTTCGCGGGGGTTGGCTCGCCCGGCTGCGGCCCGTCCGGCGAGCCGTTCCAGGTCGCGGACCCCGTCGAGGGCTTCGCGGGCATCGGCACGGGCGTTGGGGAGCCGGACGCCGCTGGCCACCGCATCGAGCCGGCGATTGATCTCGGCACCGTCCCGCAGCGGTGAAAGAATCCACTGGCGCAGCAACCGGGCGCCCATCGGTGTCATGGTTGCGTCGAGCGTCTCGAGCAGGGTGACGCCCTTGGTGCCAGCGCGCAGCGGCTCAACCAACTCCAGATTGCGCCGGGTCATCTCATCGAGCCAGAGATAACGGTCGGAGCGGCGGATGGTCGGACGTCGCAGGTGGGCAATGCCGCCGGGCTGGAGTTCGCTCAGATAGCGCAGCAGGGCACCCGAGGCGCCGACGGCCGGGCCGTCGTCCGCCTCGATGCCCAAGCCATCGAGGGAGGCCAGGCCAAAGCGTCGGGTCAGCTCCTCACTTGCCAGCTCCGCATCGAACTCCCAGGCGTCGCGGAGCGTCTGCATAACATCGGTTGCGGTCAGCGCGTCGGCCACCGTCACGACTTCGGCTGGGGCCAGCCGACCGAGGGCTTCGTCGATCCGGGCTCGGGGCGTCGTTTCGAGCAGGAACTCACCGGTCGACAAGTCGATCGCGGCCAGGCCGGCCGGACCGTCGGGCCGGTGCCGGTCGCCCGGGTGCAGTGCGACCAGGAAGTTGTTGCGTCCGCCGGGAAGCCAGTCCTCTTCCAGGAGGGCACCAGGCGTGACCGTCTCTACGACTTCACGGCGGACGATGCCTTTGGCCTTCTTGGGGTCTTCGACCTGTTCGCAGATAGCGACCCGATGCCCCGCAGCGACCAGCTGCCGCAGGTAGTCTGCGGCCGCCTTGACCGGCACACCAGCCAGCGGAACGCCGTCGCCGCGCGCGGTCAGCGTGATGTTGAGGAGGCGCGCCGCAACTTCGGCGTCATCGAAGAACATCTCGTAGAAATCGCCCATCCGGAAGAAGAGAATCTTGTCGCGGTGGCGCGACTTGATCTCCTGGTACTGCCGGAGGAGCGGGGTGCCGTCGGTCACGGATGCGGTCACGGGTCCGCGACGATGAAGGGCTGCCCGCCGAGCTGAGATCGAATCCGGGCCAGGGCCTGGTTGGCCAGGGCGCGGGTGGCGAACGGGCCGGCGCGGACCTTGAAAAACCCGCCCTCGTGGACGACGGTTGATTCGTAGCCCAGGCCCTTGAGTCGCGTGACCTGCTGGTTGGCGGCGGCCTGGTTCGGTGCCGCAATCACCTGCACGCGGAAGCCGCCTCGCGCCGGTGCGGCGGTCGGGGGCCGGGCGGGCGCCGGTGCCGGGGCGGTCGGACTGACCGTCGTGGTTTCGACCGGTGCGGCGGGGTCGACACCTTGGGCCTGAATCGATCCGCAGCGCTGCTTCTGGAACTCGAGCTGGTTGCGCAGCTCGATGTCGTCGGGTCGCGCAGTCAAGCCGATATCGGCCAGCCGGCAGGCCTCGACGCCGTTGCGCAGGTCGCCCGCGGCGCGGGCGCCCCAGAACGCTGCCATCGCGCGGAGCGGGCTCGATGGATAATCGGCCAGCAGGCGGCTGACTTGGGAGACCGATGCGCCCGGGTTGCCGCTGGCGTACTCGACCTGGGCCAGCAGCAGGAGGGCATCGTCGGCCCATTCGGAGGTCGAGTACTCCACGATGACGCGGCGGAGCGCGATGCGCCGATCGAACTCCGTGGCGGCGACGATGCCGGAAGTGTAGAGCGCCTCGGCGTAGAGGTTGTCGACCGGGTCGGTGCGGTCGAGCAGCGCCCGAACCGCGGCGCGAGCGGAATCGGCGTGCCCGTCCTGTGCCAGCTGAACTGCGGCAATCAGCTGCGGATTGGTCTGGGCGCTGGTGGCCGTCGGCGTCAGGCCGACCGCCAGGATCAGTGCGAGAACGCCGAGCAGCGTCAGGCGGCGCGTTGCCATGGCACGGACATCTCCATCACGAGGTCGAACAGTATGGAACCTTCGTCGGACACGGAGGTGTTCTTGAGGCGCTCATCGGCACGGCGAAGCGCAGCAAGGGCCAGTTCGATCCGGTTCCTGCTCCAGTCGGGGGCGAGCCGACTCCACTGAGCCGACGCCGCATCATAGGAGACGCGGGCCGGGCGGGCGCGAAAGAGCGACCCTTTGACAGCCTGAACCAGCGCGGAGGAGCGGGCCCCCCGATCGTAGTGGGCTCGCGCGAGCCCCACGCCGACGATGCTGGTTCCCAGGAGGGTTACCAGTGAAACCCCTGACACTCCGGACTGGGCCAGCAGGTGGGGAATCATGCTGGCGGCGGCGCCGGCTTCGCCGCGCAGCACGGCATCGCGCCAATCGTACTGGGTTTCGCCGTGTCGCACTCCCAGAAAATCGGAGACCCGTTCGACGGTGAGCGGATCGGTCGCACTGAGCCCGGCCAGCTTGTCCAGCTCGCTCCGCAGGGCTGCCAGGCTGGCGTCGGTCACGCGCACCATGTGGAGCGCGGCCTCATCTTCCAGGCTGAGACCGAGACGCTCGGCTTGGAGCAACAACCACTTCTTGGCGCGCTCAGGGGGCAGCGGGTCGGCCGACACCGCCAGGGTGCGTCTTGCCAACTCGGCATCGGCGTCGGCGTCGGTCGACCCCTGCACCAATATCAGAATCGTTTCGGGTGCCGGTCGTTCGAGGTACCTGAGCACGGCGGTCTTGGCTTTGGCGCGCTTGGCCCAGCTTTCGACGTCGCGGATGATCACCACCCGCCGGTCGGACATCATCGGCAGGGTGTTGCAGAGCGTCTCGGCGTCCTCAGGATCGAGAGTTGCGGCGGACCGCTGATCGAAATTGAAATCCTTGAGCGACGGATCGAGGGCACGGGACACCAGCTCGCCGATGGCCTCCTCCTTGAGCACATCCTCGGTGCCGTGGAGGTAGAGCGCCGTCGGGAACTCGCCCTTTCGGAGCGCCTTGAAGAGCTGATCGAACCCCTGGGTTGCCATGAACCGTCCCGCGCATACGTGCCCGACAGATCGAAGCCGGAATCTAAGCCCGATCCGAGCCCGGGACGAGGCGACCTGCGGGGCTTCAGGCGCGCAAGAAGCTCTGCACGAACATCAAGGCGGTCAACGACTTGGCATCTCGGATCCCGCGAGCACGAATCATCTGTCCGACGGCGGACCAGCGAAACTCGTGAACCGTGATGAACTCGTCGGCCTCCGGGGCTGCCTCGGCCGGTGTCAGGTCGGTGGCCAGGTAGAGATGAATCGATTCGTCCGTGAAGCCGGGTGCCGTGAAGATCTGGGTCAGACTGGTCAGAGTTCCGGCTTGGTAGCCGGCCTCTTCGATCAGTTCGCGATGGGCGCAGGCCTCGGGCGCTTCGCCCGGGGACAGCGTCCCGGCCGGGATTTCCCAGATATAGCCGTCCGCAGCATGGCGGAATTGTCTGATCAGGAGAATCCTGGGATCAGGGTCGGTCACCGGGTCGAGCATGGGAATCACGGCCGCGGCTCCCGGATGCCGGATCGTGTCGAGGGTGCCCTGGGTACCGTTGGGAAACTGGACCTGGTCGACATCGACGGCGATAACCCGTCCGGTATGAACCCGAGTGGATTTGATCAGCATAGAAGTAGTGTTAACTACCACTCACATTAGAGGATGGTTCGAAGCCAAATGTATGGAATCTTGAGTGTTTCGAGCAGGAGATAGCGGATCTCGCGGGCACTGCCGGGTACGATCGGGCTCAGCGTCACGGGGGACGTATAGGCCGTCAGCCCGACCCGATAGGCCTCGAGCCGGAGCCGGCCCAGGTGGAAGCCGTCGCTGACGAGCAGGACCGAGCTGATCCGGGCCTGGTCTGCCCAGTCACCGAGCGCGCGGATCGAGGCTTCGGTCGACTGGCCCTGGGGTAGTTCGACGATGACCGCTTCGGGAATTCCGGCAGCCACCAAAGACCGCCGCTGCACTCGGGCCTCGCTCTCACTGTCGCCCGGGTGGGTTCCGCCGGTGACGACGATCGAAGGGGCGAGCCCTTCGCCGAAGAGCGCGTAGGCGTGGTCGATCCGGGCCTGCAGCACCGGTGAGGGGCGCCCGTTGTAGTGGGCCGCGCCCAGGACCACGATGGCCCCGGCCGCTCGACGCTGATCGACTCGGCTGGCGCGCCAGATCCACGCAAAAATGCCCAGGTAGCAGATGCCGGCGGCCAGGATGGCGCGCCAGACCCAGCGGAGCGGCGACCGGCGACGACGACTCACAGCACAAACGACTCGCCCAGGCGCGGGATAGTGACCTCACCGACGCCGTTCTCGAGCAGCAAGGTACGCATGGCCTCCGCAGCTTCCGGTTCGCCATGGACCACGAAGGCGCGCCGGACCGGACCGCCCAGGGCTTTGACCCAGTCGCGCAGTTCGTTCCGATCGGCGTGGGCCGAGTAGCCTCCGATGGTCTCGATCTCGGCGCGGCGGACTACGGTTTCGCCGAAGACTTTGACTTCGGTCGCCCCGTCCTGGAGGCGACGGCCCAGCGTGTGTTCCGCCTGGAAGCCGATGAACAGCACCAGGTTGCGATGATCGCCCAGGTGGTTGCCGAGGTGATGCAGAATGCGCCCGGCCTCCGCCATCCCGGATGCCGAGATAATGATGGCTGGCCCGACCAGGCTGTTGAGCCGCTTCGAGTCCTTCACGTCCCGGACATACTGCAGCAAGGGGAAATCGAAGATGCTCTCCATTCGTTCGACCAGCTTTTCTCGCCGATCGAACACCTCAGGATGCATTCGGAAGACCGTCGTGGCGTCGACCGCCAGGGGGCTGTCGACGAACACCGGCAGGTGCGGGATGGCGCCGGCGCGGTAGAGCTGGTGGATCGAGTAGACCACTTCCTGGGTCCGGCCGACCGCAAAGGCCGGGATCAGGATCTTGCCGCCCCGTGCCGCCACGCGTCGGATGGTCTCGCCCAGGTGTTGCTCGGCCTGATCGGTCGATTCGTGATCGCGGTTGGCGTAGGTCGACTCGATGATCAAGGTATCGACGGGCCCTACCGGTGGATCCGGATCGCGGATGATCGGCAGGTTCTTGCGGCCGATGTCTCCCGAGAACACCAGCCGGTGGCCGCCGTCCTCGGTGATCCGGATGTTGACCGAGGCGGAGCCCAGAATGTGTCCGGCGTCGGTGAATTCGAACGCCAGATGCTTGCGCAGGTGATTGATGCGTCGGTAGGGTTGTCCGACGATCAGGTCTTGCACAGCAATCGCATCGGCCAGATTGTAGAGCGGCTGGCTCTCGACCCCCAATGTCTTGCCGCGCCGCGCGAGATACTCCGCATCCTTCATCTGAATGTGTGCAGAGTCGGGCAGCATGATGGCGCAGAGGTCGCGCGAGGCGGGCGTCGCATAGATCGGCCCGTGAAAACCATGCCGGACCAGGAGCGGCAGGCGGCCGGCGTGGTCGATGTGGGCGTGACTCAGAATGATGGCGTCGATGCGCCGCGGATCGAACGGCAGCTCGGCATTCTTCCTGGCCGCTTCGGCCCGGCGTCCCTGGAAGAGCCCTGCGTCGAGGAGAAAACGGCCGCCGGCCGCCTCGAGAAGATGCATCGAGCCGGTCACCTCACCGGCGGCGCCCCAGAACGTCAGGCGAATCCCGCTCACTCGCTACCTCGTGTCGTCAGAAGATCAGGTCCAACCCCGTTCAGCGGGTACCGAACAGCCGATCGCCAGCATCACCCAGGCCGGGCAGGATGTAGGCCACCTCGTTGAGCTGGCGATCGAGGGCCGCCGCAAAGACGGCAACATCCGGATGCGCAGCGCCAAGAGCCCTGACTCCCTCGGGCGCCGCTACCAGGCAGAGTAGCCGGATCCGGGTGGCGCCGCTCCGCTTCAGTTGAGTCACGGCGGCAATGGCCGATCCGCCCGTGGCCAGCATCGGATCGAGGACGTAGATGTCGCGCGCCTCGTCGGCCGGCCCTTTGAAATAGTAGCTGACCGGTTCGAGCGTCTCGTGATCCCGATAGAGACCGATATGTCCCACCCGGGCCGAGGGGATCAAATGCAAGATTCCGTCCACCATCCCCAATCCGGCTCGGAGGATGGGTACCAGCATCAGCTTTTTGCCGGCCACCCGGGTTCCGGTCATCGGTTCCAGGGGGGTGGTGACCTCGACGGGTTCCGTCGGCAGGTCGCGGGTGACCTCGTAGGTCATCAGCATCGCGATTTCGCCCAGGAGCTGGCGAAAGTTCTTGGTTGCCGTGGCGCGATCCCGCATGATGGTCAGCTTGTGCCGGATCAGCGGATGGTCCAGCACCGTCAGATTGGGATGCTCGGGATGGGGCATTCCGGGAATATACCGATGCATTCCGACCGTGGTGTGGCCGAATCTCGGAACCCGGCCTGGCCAGGCGGCGCAATTCTGGCAGGGTGGCGGACAGCGTCATTTGCCGCCAACTTCTGGGAATCCGTCTGTCCGTCCGTGCCAGGTACAAGGAGGTCGATCATGGCCGCTCGTCTCGTTGCCGCCATCTTGAGCGGAGCCGTGGTGCTCCCGGTGGCAGCCCAGCCCAACCCGTTCAAGCTTCCGGAAAGCCGCGTCAGGGCGACGGTGGCGTATCAGCTGAGCGGCGATCAAACTGGCACCGCGCAGGTGGCGATCGATGGCAACCGCTTCATGAGCAGATCCGATGCGACCATGAAGATCATGGGCCGGTCCGAGAAGTCGGCAACCTGGTCGCTCATGACGTCTGATTCGATGTACACTGCCGATCTCGACAAGCGCGAGGGCTATGTCGGTCCGAACCTGCTGCCCTACTATGCCAAGGCTTACGATGCGCTCGACGGTGCCGGGAAGCGCCGCTTTCATGACAACGTGGCGGAAATGGGCGCGATGATGTCGAAAGTCTTCGACATCAAATCCTTCGGTGCGGTAGGCGAGAAGCGCGGCGAGCGGACGATTGCGGGCGAAGTTTGCGAGGATCACGTGTTCGGCGGCTTTGTGACCTGCTCGATGAAAAAGGCACCCCAGATTGCGCTGCACACCAAGGGAAGTGTGATCTGCTTCGAGATGGAACAGACCGCGACTTCCGTGTCGCTCGCGGCTCCGGCAGCCGAGGCGTTTGCCGCCCCGGCCGGGATCAGCTTCAAGCGAATGCCGGGAACGGAGAATCCGGATTCCGCGGCTCGCGGCTTCGTTGGTTACCTGGCAAGCGAGGGACTGGCCGATTCGCTTCAGGCCGCCAAAGCCCAGTTGGATAAGGCCAAAGCCGACGCGGCTGCCAAGGGCCAGCCGACCGAGCTGACCCCCGAACAGCAGGCCCAGATGAAGCAGGCCTGCGAGTTCATCAAGAATGTCGATGTGGGTCAGGTCATGGCCAATGCCCTCAGTTCGTTTGCGGACGAGCTCAAGCAGGAAGCGGTCAACGCGGCTAAGGACGCCGCGAACGATGCGGCGCGCGACGCCAAGGACGACGCCAAGCGCAAGGTGCGCGGCATGATCCGTCGCCCGCGGGTGCCCTGAGCACGCGGATGCCTCGCAGGCTCCTCCTCCTCGGAGCGCTGCTGGCGTTCGGGGTGGAGGACGCCGCGTCGCAGCGGCGGTCGCGGTGGGGCGTCGAGCCTGAGCCGAACATCGGCTACGACGGCCGCTACACCTTCGTGCGGCTTCGCTACGGACCAAACGGTCCGGCGGGTTGGGCCTACGACTACCCGGCGATGGAACGCAACTTCATGACCATCCTGGCCGATCTCACCACGGCCGATCCACACATTCGGCGCAGCAACATCTTCGACATGGATGACCCCGAGCTGTTCAAATTCTCGGTGGCCTACCTCTCGGAACCGGGGTACTGGGTCCCGACCGATGCCGAAGCCGCCGGCCTGCGCAACTGGCTCGGCAAGGGCGGGTTTCTCATCGTTGACGACTTTCTGCTGGGGCAGTGGGTCAACTTCGAGCGTTCGATGCGGCGAGTGCTTCCGTTTGCGCAGATCGTGCCGCTCGAGGTGTCGCATCCGATCTTCAACGCATTTTTCCGGATCGGGACCCTCGACGGGATGACCCACCCGTCCAGTCGGCATGCCAAGGCGCAATATCTCGGCATCTATGAGAACAACGACCCGACCCGACGGTTGCTCGCGATCATCAACTACAACAATGATATCGGCGATTACATGGAGTGGTCGGGCGAGGGCTGGTACCCGGTCAACCTGTCCAACGACGCCTACAAGCTGGCGACCAACTACATCGTATACGCTCTGACACACTGACGCCCTGAAGGTGCGAACCCCGCGTCCTGCGGGCATCTGCCCGCGGGGGCGGGTGTGTGTTGCTGGCGGGGTTCGCAGGGCGTGAGCCAATCGACGCGAGATATCCGAGAAGAGGGACTCCGCCGCGCCGAACGACGGGCCCTGCTACCGCAGGACCATGCGTACCGAGTCGATCGCGCCGTCGCTTCGCGACGGATCGAGGTCCAGGAGCTGCGCCATCAGCGCGTAGACATGAACGCTCTGGAACGGTGGTACGACGACACCCGACCGGAAGGATGGACCGGCAGCGACAAAGACCCCCGCCATGGAAGCCAGCAGGTTGTCGTAGCCGTGGTTGCCCCGATTGGTCACAGGTCTCGTCTTCCAGCGTTCCCGGGTGCCGATGGTCCAACCCTCGTCGGCAATCGCAATCAGCGGACTGATTCGGGGATGTGAGCGGAAGCGATAGCGTTCGGGCATCTCCTCCCGTCGATAGACCGTCAGGTGAGGATGTGCCGAACGCAGTGCGTGATAGACCGAGTCGCGCCGCCCGGGCGCGGGATCGAGTGTCGTGACCGGCTCCAAGTCGATGATCTCGGTTGGTGCCAGCGCGACATAGTCATCGAGATAGATGACGCGCTCGGGTGAAATCGCGGCCATACCATGATCGGAGACGAAGATCAGATTGGCGCGTTCGATCAGCCCACGCTCGGCCAGCCCGTCGATGAGCGCACCGATCGCCGCGTCGAGCGCCGCCGCTGCCGAATCGACGGCCGGGTGCACCGGACCGTGACGGTGCCCGGTCACATCGACCCCGTTGAGATAGAGGGTGACGAACTGCGGGCGCTGAGGCAGAGGGAGGTCGAGCCACGCCAGCACCTGGACGACCCGCTCGAGTTCGCTGACCCGCGGGTCGAAGTCGCGCCAGTACGACGGGCGCCGCCCTCGGTAGGCGATTTCAGAGCCGACCCAGAACATCGTGGCGGCCCGCCGGCCTTGCCGTTCGGCCGTGATCCAGATCGGCTCGGCGGCGTCCCACCATCCCGGCTTTCGGTTGACGGCCGTATCCGCTGTCGTGAAGCGTCCGAGCTGCGGGTCGACCATGACGCTGCCCACGATGCCGTGATGCTCCGGATACAGTCCGGTTGCCAGCGTGAACAGGTTGGGGAACGTTTTGGTGGGGAAGGCAGGGATCAAGCGTTCGGCCCGCACTCCTTGCGCAGCAAGCTGCTTGAGTCGGACGACCCCGGGCCGCTCGAGATCGCTCGGATGAAAGCCGTCGAGCGCGATCAGCAGCACCAGTCGCTCGCCGAGTTCTGGCGTCGTGTCGCGCGCCGCAGGTCGGGTGCATCCAGCCAGCAGCGCGGTGATGACCAAGAGCAGCAACGATCGCATCGGCAGGAAGATGGCGGCCGGGTCGGTGGTGAGCCAGGCCCGTCGCATGGCCGTGACGGGCGTGTTGCCGTATTGTTCAGGGGTCCGCTCATTCACGCTCATCCGTTCTCGAGGACTGTACCCGATGGCCCCACTCGCCACTCGACTGACCTTGTCGCTTGCCGTTGCCGCCTCGTTGCTCGCGGGCTGCGCGCAGGCGCCGCAATACGATATCGTGCTCAAGGGGGGCCGCGTGCTGGACCCGGCCTCCGGTCTCGATGCGGTCCGGGACGTCGGCATCCTGGGCGACTCCATCGCCGCGATCTCTGAAAAGGCGCTTCAAGGTGCCACCGTGGTCGACGTCACCGGCCTGGTGGTTGCCCCCGGGTTCATCGACCTGCACGCCCATGGTCAGACCCCCGGCGATATGGCCTTTCAGGCACAGGACGGGGTGACGACCGCGATCGACATGGAAACCGGCGCTTATCCGGTGGCCGGCTGGTACAAGTCGATGGAAGGACGGGCGCGCCTCAACTACGGCGCCACCGTTGGCCACATCCCAGCTCGCTTTGCGGTGC
This window encodes:
- a CDS encoding MBL fold metallo-hydrolase; this translates as MSGIRLTFWGAAGEVTGSMHLLEAAGGRFLLDAGLFQGRRAEAARKNAELPFDPRRIDAIILSHAHIDHAGRLPLLVRHGFHGPIYATPASRDLCAIMLPDSAHIQMKDAEYLARRGKTLGVESQPLYNLADAIAVQDLIVGQPYRRINHLRKHLAFEFTDAGHILGSASVNIRITEDGGHRLVFSGDIGRKNLPIIRDPDPPVGPVDTLIIESTYANRDHESTDQAEQHLGETIRRVAARGGKILIPAFAVGRTQEVVYSIHQLYRAGAIPHLPVFVDSPLAVDATTVFRMHPEVFDRREKLVERMESIFDFPLLQYVRDVKDSKRLNSLVGPAIIISASGMAEAGRILHHLGNHLGDHRNLVLFIGFQAEHTLGRRLQDGATEVKVFGETVVRRAEIETIGGYSAHADRNELRDWVKALGGPVRRAFVVHGEPEAAEAMRTLLLENGVGEVTIPRLGESFVL
- the upp gene encoding uracil phosphoribosyltransferase produces the protein MPHPEHPNLTVLDHPLIRHKLTIMRDRATATKNFRQLLGEIAMLMTYEVTRDLPTEPVEVTTPLEPMTGTRVAGKKLMLVPILRAGLGMVDGILHLIPSARVGHIGLYRDHETLEPVSYYFKGPADEARDIYVLDPMLATGGSAIAAVTQLKRSGATRIRLLCLVAAPEGVRALGAAHPDVAVFAAALDRQLNEVAYILPGLGDAGDRLFGTR
- a CDS encoding DUF4159 domain-containing protein, with protein sequence MPRRLLLLGALLAFGVEDAASQRRSRWGVEPEPNIGYDGRYTFVRLRYGPNGPAGWAYDYPAMERNFMTILADLTTADPHIRRSNIFDMDDPELFKFSVAYLSEPGYWVPTDAEAAGLRNWLGKGGFLIVDDFLLGQWVNFERSMRRVLPFAQIVPLEVSHPIFNAFFRIGTLDGMTHPSSRHAKAQYLGIYENNDPTRRLLAIINYNNDIGDYMEWSGEGWYPVNLSNDAYKLATNYIVYALTH
- a CDS encoding alkaline phosphatase family protein, producing MSVNERTPEQYGNTPVTAMRRAWLTTDPAAIFLPMRSLLLLVITALLAGCTRPAARDTTPELGERLVLLIALDGFHPSDLERPGVVRLKQLAAQGVRAERLIPAFPTKTFPNLFTLATGLYPEHHGIVGSVMVDPQLGRFTTADTAVNRKPGWWDAAEPIWITAERQGRRAATMFWVGSEIAYRGRRPSYWRDFDPRVSELERVVQVLAWLDLPLPQRPQFVTLYLNGVDVTGHRHGPVHPAVDSAAAALDAAIGALIDGLAERGLIERANLIFVSDHGMAAISPERVIYLDDYVALAPTEIIDLEPVTTLDPAPGRRDSVYHALRSAHPHLTVYRREEMPERYRFRSHPRISPLIAIADEGWTIGTRERWKTRPVTNRGNHGYDNLLASMAGVFVAAGPSFRSGVVVPPFQSVHVYALMAQLLDLDPSRSDGAIDSVRMVLR